A window of the Tessaracoccus sp. MC1865 genome harbors these coding sequences:
- a CDS encoding sulfurtransferase, producing MIPPVVDVAWLQAHPHVVLADVRHYLDGRSGALAYEHGHLPGAVHVPMDEVLADPPTAELGRHPLPTPQRFADGLAAVGIGDDSIVVAYDDAGGSMAGRLVWLLRMLGRDAALLDGGMAAYDGELTTVVPDPAHATFTVRPWPDEALATIEEAARGSIVIDARGAERFRGETEPIDAKAGHIPGARSFPLTDNLTEDGHFLSPEELRERFRGIDDAAKTISYCGSGITACHNLIAMEYAGLGRGRLYPGSWSQYSGTERPVAVGE from the coding sequence GTGATTCCTCCAGTCGTCGACGTGGCCTGGCTCCAGGCCCATCCCCACGTGGTGCTCGCGGATGTGCGGCACTACCTCGACGGTCGCTCCGGCGCCCTGGCCTATGAGCACGGCCATCTTCCCGGCGCCGTCCATGTTCCGATGGACGAGGTGCTGGCGGATCCCCCCACGGCTGAGTTGGGCCGGCATCCGTTGCCCACCCCGCAGCGCTTCGCCGATGGGCTCGCCGCCGTCGGGATCGGCGACGACTCCATCGTCGTGGCCTATGACGACGCGGGGGGGTCGATGGCCGGACGCCTGGTGTGGCTCCTGCGCATGCTGGGCCGCGACGCAGCCCTGCTCGACGGCGGAATGGCCGCCTATGACGGGGAACTCACCACGGTGGTCCCCGACCCGGCTCATGCCACCTTCACCGTCAGGCCGTGGCCGGACGAGGCGCTGGCCACCATCGAGGAGGCCGCGCGCGGGTCCATCGTCATCGATGCCCGTGGTGCTGAGCGTTTCCGTGGCGAGACCGAGCCGATCGACGCGAAGGCCGGACACATTCCCGGTGCACGTAGCTTTCCGCTCACGGACAACCTCACGGAGGATGGCCATTTCCTCAGCCCGGAGGAGTTGCGCGAACGCTTCCGCGGGATCGACGATGCGGCGAAGACCATCTCCTATTGCGGGTCCGGTATCACCGCCTGTCACAACCTCATTGCGATGGAGTACGCGGGACTCGGACGGGGCCGCCTGTACCCGGGTTCATGGTCGCAGTACAGCGGCACCGAGAGGCCCGTCGCCGTCGGGGAGTGA
- the gnpA gene encoding 1,3-beta-galactosyl-N-acetylhexosamine phosphorylase, whose amino-acid sequence MNAKGRVTLPIEQGMDDQLPGILARLGADAVRNSDGTWLPEITPQLGVKVYETYFPARGQQAFAEANLDARPRFYLMSERVAAPAEGPLSIDIMKGYYELQVEPDQGNVQRWWEVIDRTTGEVVPVDGWTVEGQGTDVSVTVAEPVPFHVYTVNFLAWQVWDSTQMYNYITNNWWDDDSRVREVGYDARHPAAWEFMKSSLRQWCEERTEVDVVRFTTFFYHFTLVFNDLGKEKYVDWFGYSTSVNPMAMEAFEEEYGYRLRAEDFIDQGYYNSPFRVPSKVFRDWIEFTTRFVCSRVKELVDIVHEYGKEALMFLGDNWMGTEPYGELFSGTGIDGVVGSVGSSVTCRMISDIPGVKFTEGRFLPYFFPDVFRPGGDPLGEANDSWLLARRAIARTPLDRIGYGGYLSLAVQFPDFMARIEQICNEFRSIHDEGQGKRPQNAPIRIGVLNAWGSLRTWQTHMVAHALWYKQIYSYLGVMEALAGLPFDLKFVSFDEARDGKLADLDVVLNVGAAETAFSGGSEWLDESLAVALRRFVHQGGGLIGVGEPTAVLANGAFFQLSDVFGVDKELGLSQSTDRYPVEKPQHFITAHLDDSTKVDVGEGAGDIFALNDDTRILRLTDKSVDLAAKETGNGRAVYAAGLPYSHDNARLLHRAIYWAAGREDDFDAHWIPSNPGVEIAVFPDAGRAFVMNNLTVATSTAVSGRVGGLVSDGDVTALQLDLEPMESRWIDLA is encoded by the coding sequence ATGAACGCAAAGGGGCGAGTGACCCTCCCGATCGAACAGGGCATGGACGACCAGTTGCCCGGCATTCTGGCACGGCTCGGCGCCGACGCCGTGCGCAACTCGGACGGGACCTGGCTGCCTGAGATCACACCCCAGTTGGGGGTGAAGGTCTACGAGACGTATTTCCCGGCACGCGGTCAGCAGGCGTTTGCCGAAGCCAACCTCGACGCCCGCCCACGCTTCTATCTGATGAGTGAGCGCGTGGCCGCTCCGGCCGAGGGTCCGCTGTCCATCGACATCATGAAGGGCTACTACGAGCTCCAGGTCGAGCCGGACCAGGGAAATGTGCAGCGCTGGTGGGAGGTCATCGACCGCACCACCGGCGAGGTCGTGCCGGTGGACGGCTGGACTGTCGAGGGGCAGGGAACCGACGTGTCCGTCACCGTCGCTGAGCCTGTGCCCTTCCACGTGTACACGGTGAACTTCCTGGCCTGGCAGGTCTGGGACTCCACGCAGATGTACAACTACATCACCAACAACTGGTGGGACGACGATTCACGCGTGCGGGAGGTCGGCTACGACGCCCGGCACCCCGCCGCGTGGGAGTTCATGAAGTCGTCCCTGCGCCAGTGGTGTGAGGAGCGCACGGAGGTCGACGTGGTGCGCTTCACCACGTTCTTCTATCACTTCACGCTCGTCTTCAACGACCTCGGCAAGGAGAAGTACGTCGACTGGTTCGGCTACTCCACCTCCGTCAATCCCATGGCGATGGAGGCCTTCGAGGAGGAGTACGGCTACCGGTTGCGCGCCGAGGACTTCATCGACCAGGGCTACTACAACTCGCCCTTCCGGGTGCCGTCGAAGGTGTTCCGCGATTGGATCGAGTTCACCACCCGCTTCGTCTGCTCCCGCGTCAAGGAACTCGTCGACATCGTGCACGAGTACGGCAAGGAAGCCCTCATGTTCCTCGGCGACAACTGGATGGGCACCGAACCGTACGGTGAGCTGTTCTCCGGCACCGGGATCGACGGTGTCGTGGGCTCGGTCGGATCCTCTGTCACGTGCCGCATGATCTCGGACATCCCGGGCGTGAAGTTCACCGAGGGCAGGTTCCTCCCGTACTTCTTCCCCGACGTGTTCCGCCCGGGCGGCGACCCCCTCGGGGAGGCCAACGACAGCTGGCTGCTGGCCCGACGCGCCATCGCGCGCACGCCGCTGGACCGCATCGGATACGGCGGCTACCTGTCGCTGGCGGTGCAGTTCCCGGACTTCATGGCGCGGATCGAACAGATCTGCAACGAGTTCCGCTCCATCCACGACGAGGGACAGGGCAAGCGTCCCCAGAACGCGCCCATCCGCATCGGCGTGCTCAACGCCTGGGGGAGCCTGCGCACCTGGCAGACGCACATGGTGGCGCACGCGCTCTGGTACAAGCAGATCTACTCCTACCTCGGCGTCATGGAGGCCCTCGCCGGGCTCCCGTTCGACCTGAAGTTCGTCAGCTTCGATGAGGCCCGCGACGGCAAGCTGGCCGACCTCGACGTGGTGCTGAACGTCGGCGCCGCGGAGACGGCGTTCTCGGGCGGCAGCGAATGGCTCGACGAGTCGCTGGCCGTGGCGCTGCGCCGGTTCGTCCACCAGGGCGGCGGCCTCATCGGTGTGGGTGAACCGACCGCGGTGCTGGCCAACGGGGCCTTCTTCCAGCTGTCCGACGTTTTCGGCGTCGACAAGGAACTGGGGCTCAGCCAGTCGACGGACCGGTACCCGGTGGAGAAGCCCCAGCACTTCATCACGGCCCACCTCGACGACTCCACCAAGGTCGACGTGGGCGAAGGGGCCGGCGACATCTTCGCCCTGAACGACGACACCCGGATCCTGCGCCTCACCGATAAGTCCGTCGACCTGGCGGCCAAGGAGACCGGCAACGGCCGGGCCGTCTACGCCGCTGGGCTGCCCTACAGCCACGACAACGCCCGGTTGCTGCACCGCGCCATCTACTGGGCCGCCGGCCGCGAGGACGACTTCGACGCCCACTGGATCCCGTCGAACCCCGGGGTCGAGATTGCGGTGTTCCCCGACGCAGGCAGGGCCTTCGTCATGAACAACCTCACCGTCGCGACGTCGACAGCGGTGTCCGGCCGCGTGGGTGGCCTTGTCTCCGACGGCGACGTCACTGCGCTGCAGTTGGACCTCGAGCCGATGGAGTCGCGCTGGATCGACCTCGCCTGA
- a CDS encoding response regulator transcription factor, whose amino-acid sequence MTDKRLRIAILNDYEVVVHGLRSMLAPYEDRVEVVDMGSRQHVEEPVDVTLYDTFSQNHEDDPDIQALIGGRGTGALVIYTWTMHPDLAAQAVARGCRGYLDKSMSAAQLVESLEAIARGEVVISEPNPDHDGHTLTSPEDLAWPGAHFGLTARESEVLALITRGLTNQDIASRSYLSINSVKSYIRSAYRKIGVERRSQAVRWGLENGMLPDFSHVTLDA is encoded by the coding sequence GTGACTGACAAACGACTGCGTATCGCAATCCTCAACGACTATGAAGTGGTCGTGCATGGGCTACGTAGCATGCTCGCGCCCTACGAGGATCGGGTCGAGGTCGTCGACATGGGTTCCCGTCAACACGTGGAGGAACCCGTGGATGTCACCCTCTACGACACGTTCAGCCAGAACCACGAAGATGACCCGGACATTCAGGCCCTGATCGGCGGCAGGGGGACGGGGGCGCTGGTGATCTACACCTGGACCATGCATCCGGACCTCGCGGCGCAGGCCGTCGCCAGAGGGTGCCGGGGGTACCTCGACAAGTCGATGTCCGCAGCCCAGTTGGTGGAGTCGCTCGAGGCCATCGCCCGCGGCGAAGTGGTGATCTCGGAGCCGAACCCGGACCACGACGGGCACACGCTCACCTCGCCCGAGGACCTCGCCTGGCCGGGGGCCCACTTCGGCCTCACGGCGCGGGAATCGGAAGTCCTGGCGCTCATCACCCGCGGCCTGACCAACCAGGACATCGCGAGCCGCAGTTACCTGAGCATCAACTCGGTGAAGTCCTATATCCGCTCGGCGTACCGCAAGATCGGCGTCGAACGGCGCTCCCAGGCGGTGAGGTGGGGGCTGGAGAACGGAATGTTGCCAGACTTCAGCCACGTTACGCTGGACGCGTGA